In uncultured Methanobacterium sp., a genomic segment contains:
- a CDS encoding ABC transporter permease, which translates to MSYFSLIVKNPFRNRTRAALAILGISIGIATIVALGMITDGLTASSQSTQNSGAAEIMVTAEGSNALSATGGTLSESYVNDLQSISGVNATAGEIRGITPAAGTVSGLLVSGMNSNQTNLEGVSITNGTMYTEGSNQVILGKEIAPVLNKSVGSTMSLFGKEFTVVGIYSSGNMVTDSIAFTSLSTLQGLTNTNGKITLVDVKVNENTNVSSVATAITNAYPNQLSTTTQSQTNELMSKTTGSIKTASAAISVLAIIIGGIGIINVMIMSVYERTREIGVLKAVGWSGKDILIMILGESIILTLVAAVVGIILGVVGSEGLLAFFSTSGSFLKPVFTWNIVLRAFAIALIVGILGGVYPAYRASRLPPTEALRYE; encoded by the coding sequence TTGTCTTATTTCTCATTGATAGTAAAAAACCCATTTAGGAATAGAACCAGGGCAGCCCTTGCAATTTTAGGAATTTCAATTGGAATAGCAACCATAGTGGCTTTGGGTATGATCACCGATGGCCTTACAGCTTCCAGCCAAAGTACCCAAAATTCAGGGGCCGCTGAAATTATGGTAACTGCAGAAGGTTCAAATGCCCTTTCTGCAACAGGTGGAACACTTAGTGAAAGTTATGTTAATGATCTTCAAAGTATCAGTGGAGTTAACGCAACTGCAGGAGAAATCAGAGGTATCACACCTGCTGCAGGAACTGTAAGTGGTCTTCTGGTAAGTGGTATGAACAGTAACCAGACCAACCTGGAAGGCGTAAGCATCACCAATGGTACAATGTACACTGAAGGGTCAAATCAAGTAATACTGGGAAAAGAAATTGCACCAGTCCTTAACAAGAGCGTTGGAAGTACCATGAGCCTTTTCGGTAAAGAATTTACCGTTGTAGGTATTTACTCCTCTGGTAACATGGTCACCGATAGCATTGCATTCACATCCTTGTCCACTTTACAAGGCTTAACCAATACAAATGGTAAAATTACCCTAGTTGATGTTAAAGTTAATGAAAATACCAATGTCTCCAGTGTAGCTACTGCAATAACCAATGCTTACCCTAATCAGTTATCCACAACCACCCAATCACAAACCAATGAACTAATGAGTAAAACCACTGGAAGTATTAAAACCGCTTCAGCAGCCATATCAGTTTTGGCAATCATTATTGGTGGAATAGGCATTATAAACGTAATGATAATGTCAGTATATGAGAGAACACGTGAAATTGGTGTTCTAAAGGCAGTGGGATGGAGTGGTAAGGATATCTTAATAATGATACTGGGAGAATCCATCATATTAACCCTGGTAGCTGCAGTAGTGGGTATCATACTTGGTGTGGTAGGTTCAGAAGGATTATTAGCTTTCTTCTCAACAAGCGGGTCTTTCCTCAAACCAGTTTTTACCTGGAATATAGTTTTAAGAGCCTTTGCCATAGCCCTAATTGTAGGCATACTGGGTGGGGTGTATCCTGCCTACAGAGCGTCAAGATTACCCCCAACGGAGGCGTTGCGCTATGAATAA
- a CDS encoding ABC transporter ATP-binding protein: MNNKGNIIEIQGLKKSYDKGKTKALDGVNLEIREGEFISIMGPSGSGKSTLLNMIGAFDTADEGSISVAGIDLMKTKNLDQFRSEKIGFVFQLHNLIPNLSVLENVEIPMLRKKISTKDMESRAMELLELMNFSDLSEKVKQKPTKLSGGERQRVAIARALVNHPTIILADEPTGALDSRTTQMILDLLKDIHQKENVTLVMVTHEQDVGEQADRIVTVLDGKIEEGKA; the protein is encoded by the coding sequence ATGAATAACAAAGGTAACATAATCGAAATTCAAGGACTAAAAAAAAGTTATGATAAAGGGAAAACCAAAGCCCTGGATGGTGTTAACCTTGAAATCCGGGAAGGAGAATTCATATCCATAATGGGTCCCTCTGGTTCGGGTAAATCAACATTACTCAACATGATCGGAGCATTTGATACAGCAGACGAAGGCAGTATCAGTGTTGCGGGCATTGACCTTATGAAAACCAAGAATCTGGACCAGTTCAGATCCGAAAAAATAGGTTTTGTTTTCCAGTTACATAACCTGATACCCAACCTTAGTGTACTGGAAAACGTGGAAATACCCATGCTCCGGAAGAAAATTTCCACCAAAGACATGGAAAGTAGGGCTATGGAACTATTAGAACTAATGAATTTCAGTGACCTGTCTGAGAAAGTCAAACAAAAGCCCACCAAGCTATCTGGTGGAGAAAGGCAGAGAGTGGCAATTGCCAGGGCACTGGTTAATCATCCCACCATAATACTAGCTGATGAACCCACTGGAGCCCTGGATTCCAGAACCACCCAGATGATCCTGGATCTGTTAAAGGATATTCACCAGAAAGAGAATGTGACCCTGGTGATGGTTACCCATGAACAGGATGTTGGCGAACAGGCAGATAGAATAGTCACTGTACTTGATGGGAAGATAGAAGAAGGGAAAGCATAG
- a CDS encoding ribosome biogenesis/translation initiation ATPase RLI: protein MTRISILDHDRCQPKKCNYMCIEYCPGVRMEEDTITIDPKTKKPIMSEELCSGCGICTNRCPFHAISIINLPEALEDPIHRYGQNQFELFGLPTIREGSVVGLLGPNGIGKSTIIRILSGELKPNLGNYEDEISWDDIISYFKGNQLQNYFQNISEGNLKAVHKPQMVDLLPKFVKGKVEGLLNSVDQRNKLDSVTHALELDSIMGREIANLSGGELQRVAIAAAVLRDADFYYFDEPTSWLDVRQRLNAVQVIRELADEGKSILVIEHDLAALDAISDYVHILYGQPGGYGVVSQMRGVRVGINTYIGGYLREENVRFRKQAIEFQVRPPSAAVDADVLAEYSALEKSYDAFKLGVDEGQVQHDEIITAFGPNGIGKTTFAKMLAGVEKPDNGKIQKKVKISYKPQYLVSDYSGTVQEFLYTTAPNYGTNIFKTEIMKPFLLEELLEKKMDELSGGELQRLSVAISLSQDADIYLFDEPTAFLDVEQRLRAARAIRRVTESRNAAAIIVDHDIVFIDYISSRAMVFTGEPGVEGHSTSPMDLRSAMNRFLSEVGITFRRDKETKRPRVNKKDSYLDREQKEKGEYYYLKS from the coding sequence TTGACTAGAATATCCATATTGGACCATGACCGCTGCCAGCCAAAAAAATGCAATTATATGTGTATTGAATATTGTCCTGGGGTGCGCATGGAAGAAGACACCATTACCATCGACCCAAAAACTAAAAAACCAATAATGTCAGAGGAACTATGTTCAGGGTGCGGGATATGCACCAACCGCTGCCCATTCCACGCAATAAGTATTATTAACCTCCCCGAGGCACTGGAAGACCCCATACATCGTTATGGTCAGAACCAGTTTGAATTGTTTGGTTTACCCACCATAAGGGAAGGTTCTGTAGTGGGACTTCTGGGACCCAATGGTATTGGTAAATCAACCATCATCCGTATTCTTTCCGGGGAATTGAAACCCAATTTAGGAAATTATGAAGATGAAATATCCTGGGATGATATAATCAGCTACTTCAAAGGTAATCAGCTGCAAAATTACTTCCAGAACATTTCTGAAGGTAATTTAAAGGCAGTGCACAAACCACAGATGGTGGATCTTTTGCCTAAATTCGTGAAAGGAAAGGTGGAGGGATTGTTAAACAGCGTGGACCAGCGAAACAAGCTGGACTCGGTAACCCATGCCCTGGAACTGGACTCTATCATGGGTCGTGAAATAGCAAACCTGAGTGGGGGAGAGCTGCAGAGAGTGGCCATTGCAGCAGCAGTGCTCAGAGATGCTGACTTCTATTATTTTGACGAACCAACCAGTTGGCTGGATGTGCGGCAGCGTTTAAATGCAGTTCAGGTTATCCGTGAACTTGCTGATGAGGGAAAATCAATCCTGGTCATTGAACACGACCTAGCAGCCCTGGATGCAATATCAGACTACGTTCACATCTTATACGGGCAACCCGGTGGTTACGGTGTGGTTTCCCAGATGCGTGGAGTGAGAGTGGGCATAAATACATACATTGGTGGATACTTACGGGAAGAAAATGTTCGATTCCGGAAGCAGGCCATTGAATTTCAGGTAAGGCCTCCATCTGCTGCAGTAGATGCTGATGTTCTGGCTGAATACAGTGCCCTGGAGAAGTCCTACGACGCGTTCAAGTTAGGAGTGGATGAAGGTCAGGTGCAGCACGATGAGATCATCACTGCCTTCGGACCAAATGGTATTGGTAAAACCACCTTTGCCAAGATGCTGGCGGGGGTGGAAAAACCAGATAACGGTAAAATCCAGAAAAAGGTTAAAATCAGCTACAAACCCCAGTACCTGGTATCCGATTACAGTGGAACAGTGCAGGAGTTCCTGTATACCACTGCACCTAACTACGGTACCAACATCTTCAAAACTGAGATCATGAAGCCTTTCCTCCTGGAAGAACTTCTGGAGAAGAAGATGGATGAGTTGAGTGGTGGTGAACTGCAGCGTTTATCAGTGGCCATATCATTATCCCAGGATGCAGACATATACCTCTTTGACGAGCCCACTGCATTTCTGGATGTTGAACAAAGATTAAGGGCAGCCAGGGCAATCAGACGTGTTACCGAAAGCCGTAACGCCGCAGCCATAATCGTAGACCACGATATCGTGTTCATTGATTACATATCCAGCCGGGCCATGGTCTTCACTGGTGAACCCGGGGTGGAAGGTCATTCCACCAGTCCCATGGACTTACGTTCTGCCATGAACCGATTCCTATCTGAGGTGGGAATCACATTCCGTAGGGATAAAGAAACCAAACGCCCACGGGTGAACAAAAAGGACAGTTATCTGGACAGGGAACAAAAAGAAAAAGGAGAATATTACTACCTTAAAAGTTAA